One part of the Candidatus Bathyarchaeota archaeon genome encodes these proteins:
- a CDS encoding Lrp/AsnC family transcriptional regulator, which yields MSAKLDEKDLAILTLIQENSKLTANQIAKKISCPITTVFAKIKRMEELGIITQYRAILNAEKLNLATTAFILASVSYRTKDDTPITQRDVAEEIARFPEVQEVHIITGDWDLLVKLRAENVEEVGKFVVDKLRHIKGLEKTLTCMVFETVKESTSLPQIKKPQPKP from the coding sequence ATGAGTGCTAAATTAGATGAAAAAGACCTAGCCATACTCACCCTCATACAAGAAAACAGCAAACTAACCGCCAACCAAATCGCAAAAAAAATCAGCTGCCCCATCACCACCGTCTTCGCAAAAATCAAACGCATGGAAGAACTCGGCATCATAACACAATACCGCGCCATACTCAACGCAGAAAAACTCAACCTCGCCACCACTGCCTTCATCTTAGCCTCCGTCTCCTACCGCACCAAAGACGACACTCCAATAACCCAGCGCGACGTAGCTGAAGAAATCGCCCGCTTCCCAGAAGTCCAAGAAGTCCACATCATCACAGGCGACTGGGATCTGCTGGTGAAGTTGCGCGCGGAGAACGTGGAGGAAGTCGGCAAATTCGTTGTCGACAAGTTGCGGCACATTAAAGGCTTAGAAAAAACCCTCACCTGCATGGTTTTCGAAACCGTCAAAGAGAGCACCAGCCTGCCCCAGATAAAGAAGCCCCAACCTAAACCTTAA
- a CDS encoding helix-turn-helix transcriptional regulator, whose protein sequence is MSAPLTLSAEFRKTVEAQMDQVLRGIEFTFNQIIEKQKITPKDLKDEVESLQETFTVLFQKWSLEILYTLILKDTIGFGEIKKTLGVNSRTLSDKLKMLQVHGYITRNVTAGPPLRVEYKLTAKGKNTVLLALPLLYYSGSA, encoded by the coding sequence ATGAGCGCACCCCTAACCTTGAGCGCGGAATTCCGCAAAACCGTCGAAGCCCAAATGGACCAAGTCCTACGCGGCATAGAATTCACATTCAACCAAATCATAGAAAAACAGAAAATCACCCCAAAAGACCTCAAAGACGAAGTCGAAAGCCTCCAAGAAACCTTCACGGTCCTCTTCCAGAAATGGAGCCTAGAAATCCTCTACACCCTCATCCTAAAAGACACCATCGGGTTTGGCGAAATCAAGAAAACGCTTGGTGTAAACTCACGCACCCTTAGCGATAAACTCAAGATGCTGCAGGTACATGGTTACATTACCCGAAACGTCACCGCAGGTCCACCCCTAAGAGTCGAGTACAAGCTGACCGCCAAGGGGAAAAACACTGTGCTTTTGGCTTTGCCGCTACTGTACTATTCGGGTTCAGCGTAG
- a CDS encoding NAD(P)/FAD-dependent oxidoreductase: MEKYDAIVVGAGTAGCLAAKTVAEKGLKVALIEKKPRAEIGEKICGDALGEHHLTFLGLEKPQGGELEAKIDGLKIYSPDENTIFTIADKDFKGYILNRHLFGQWLLKKAIDKGAELHDNTNFRSPIIEKGAVVGVTAKNMKTGKISEIRGKVVVDATGYFGMVRKQLPAELGLDREIDNEDVEACYREIRQLKQETEDTRYCGIYLNQKASPGGYIWIFPKGGARVNVGIGAIMRKTGYPNPKEQLYATAYKKPMFEGSKLITGGAWFDPVRRPLDNMVGNGVMLVGDAASLVNPIHGGGIGPSMLSGYFAGQQIAEALSKGEPTKEALWGYNKRYIDTYGKKQGTLDIFKIFLLSCSDEDLNYGMNQKLMTEDDVLKAGMGDDFHLNITETAKRVFRGIRKVGFLNKLHTTVSMMKQLGAHYNTYPATPVGFETWQQQTIKLIEEAKQKIN, encoded by the coding sequence ATGGAAAAATATGACGCTATAGTCGTAGGCGCAGGAACTGCAGGCTGTCTCGCAGCCAAAACCGTAGCTGAAAAAGGCCTCAAAGTCGCATTAATCGAAAAGAAGCCCCGTGCAGAAATTGGAGAAAAAATCTGCGGCGACGCACTGGGCGAACACCACCTCACCTTCCTCGGACTCGAAAAACCACAGGGCGGCGAGTTAGAAGCCAAAATCGACGGCTTAAAAATCTACAGCCCCGACGAAAACACAATCTTCACCATAGCTGACAAAGACTTTAAAGGCTACATCCTAAACCGCCACCTCTTCGGACAATGGCTCCTCAAAAAAGCCATCGACAAAGGCGCCGAATTACATGACAACACAAACTTCCGCAGCCCCATAATCGAGAAAGGTGCAGTCGTCGGCGTAACCGCCAAAAACATGAAAACAGGCAAAATCAGCGAAATCCGCGGCAAAGTTGTCGTTGATGCGACAGGCTACTTTGGCATGGTACGCAAACAGCTCCCCGCCGAGTTAGGCTTAGACCGCGAAATCGACAACGAGGATGTTGAGGCTTGTTATCGCGAAATCCGCCAACTTAAACAGGAAACAGAGGACACCCGCTACTGCGGCATCTACCTAAACCAAAAAGCCTCGCCGGGCGGCTACATCTGGATTTTCCCCAAAGGCGGCGCACGCGTCAACGTCGGCATCGGCGCCATCATGCGCAAAACCGGCTACCCCAACCCAAAAGAGCAACTCTACGCCACCGCCTACAAGAAACCCATGTTCGAAGGCTCAAAGCTAATCACTGGCGGTGCATGGTTTGACCCCGTACGCAGACCCCTCGACAACATGGTCGGCAACGGTGTCATGCTCGTCGGCGACGCAGCCTCGCTTGTGAACCCCATTCACGGCGGCGGCATCGGACCAAGCATGCTAAGCGGCTACTTTGCAGGCCAACAAATCGCAGAAGCCCTCTCAAAAGGTGAACCCACCAAAGAGGCGCTGTGGGGCTACAACAAACGCTACATCGACACCTACGGCAAAAAGCAGGGCACACTGGACATCTTCAAAATCTTCCTTCTCAGCTGCAGCGATGAAGACCTCAACTACGGCATGAACCAAAAACTCATGACCGAAGACGACGTCCTCAAAGCAGGCATGGGCGACGACTTCCACCTAAACATCACCGAAACCGCCAAACGAGTCTTCCGCGGCATAAGAAAAGTCGGCTTCCTAAACAAACTCCACACCACCGTCAGCATGATGAAACAGCTAGGCGCACACTACAACACGTACCCCGCAACACCAGTCGGCTTCGAAACATGGCAGCAACAGACGATAAAGCTGATTGAAGAAGCAAAACAAAAAATCAACTAA
- a CDS encoding asparagine synthetase A yields MTKQETIQIPKPLEQLTASEIERKACIGKIMTYTLRSLTNTYINKGFQWLLPVALSQSTDPLWPDPGASIEKRIEVDIYGKPVRTMSSMIIHKLVAASTAYPKLFILSPNIRIEKGERAKTGKHIYEFTQLDFEMADSGSKDVFALVEDAICTLVKDLKKDMKNELTTLCRCDTLKAPKAPFKIYDRADLEAKYGADGWEEGIAKDITEPVWVTNIPREFYDYEDFKTGKWDNYDLFMPQFGEVLSGAKREYEYKKIVEKIERDQVKKENYALIIKMAKEGRLKPTAGAGIGMERLVGWIAGVKHIAECQPFPRVPGNVNEL; encoded by the coding sequence ATGACAAAACAAGAAACAATCCAAATCCCAAAACCGCTAGAACAACTAACGGCAAGTGAAATAGAACGCAAAGCCTGCATAGGCAAAATCATGACTTACACTCTAAGAAGCCTCACAAATACCTACATAAACAAAGGCTTCCAATGGCTCCTCCCAGTGGCCCTCAGCCAAAGCACCGACCCCCTCTGGCCAGATCCAGGTGCATCCATAGAGAAACGCATCGAAGTCGACATCTACGGCAAACCCGTCCGCACCATGTCAAGCATGATCATACACAAACTCGTCGCCGCCTCCACCGCTTACCCAAAACTGTTCATCCTCTCACCCAACATCCGTATCGAAAAAGGCGAACGCGCCAAAACAGGCAAACACATCTACGAATTCACCCAACTGGATTTTGAAATGGCAGACTCTGGCTCCAAAGACGTCTTTGCCTTGGTTGAAGACGCCATATGTACCTTAGTTAAAGACCTCAAGAAGGACATGAAAAACGAATTAACCACTCTGTGCCGCTGCGACACCCTAAAAGCGCCAAAAGCGCCGTTCAAAATCTATGACCGAGCCGATTTAGAAGCAAAATATGGCGCAGACGGCTGGGAAGAAGGGATAGCTAAAGACATAACGGAACCTGTCTGGGTAACAAACATTCCACGTGAATTCTACGACTACGAAGACTTCAAGACAGGCAAATGGGACAACTACGACCTGTTCATGCCACAATTCGGAGAAGTCCTCAGCGGCGCCAAACGTGAATACGAATACAAGAAAATCGTAGAGAAAATCGAACGCGACCAAGTTAAGAAAGAAAACTACGCCCTAATCATCAAGATGGCTAAAGAAGGCAGACTAAAACCCACCGCAGGCGCAGGCATCGGTATGGAACGTTTAGTCGGCTGGATTGCAGGCGTAAAGCACATCGCGGAATGTCAACCTTTCCCACGCGTACCCGGAAACGTTAATGAACTATAG